A stretch of the Gammaproteobacteria bacterium genome encodes the following:
- a CDS encoding acylneuraminate cytidylyltransferase family protein: protein MNAVSKPKAVALVPARAGSRRVVHKNIRCLGHHPLLAYTIQSALQSGVFEAVVVSTDDARYADIARHYGAQAPFLRPADLATATSPDIEWVAHALENLAGDGHHYDCFSILRPTSPFRTADTLRRAWRAFAGDPRADSLRAVEPCRQHPGKMWLLRGSRMQPLLPFANGTQPWHSSQYPSLPEVYVQNASLEIAWTRVVLEQGSIAGSAVVPFLTQGREGFDINSEDDWMLAEVLLDSGAAVLPKVDLPPYGGTGRHAVGQGGTW from the coding sequence ATGAATGCCGTGTCAAAACCCAAGGCAGTGGCCTTGGTTCCCGCGCGGGCCGGTTCACGCCGGGTGGTGCATAAAAACATCCGCTGCCTGGGCCATCATCCCCTGCTGGCCTACACTATCCAAAGCGCTCTGCAAAGCGGCGTGTTCGAGGCTGTGGTGGTGTCCACCGACGATGCCCGCTACGCTGATATTGCCCGCCACTACGGCGCACAAGCGCCGTTCCTGCGGCCGGCGGATCTGGCCACTGCCACTTCCCCTGACATCGAGTGGGTGGCACACGCCTTGGAAAACCTGGCCGGGGACGGGCATCACTACGACTGTTTCAGCATCCTGCGCCCCACCAGCCCCTTTCGCACGGCGGACACCCTGCGCCGGGCCTGGCGAGCGTTCGCCGGCGATCCCCGTGCCGATTCGCTGCGCGCGGTGGAGCCGTGCCGCCAGCATCCCGGCAAGATGTGGCTGCTGCGGGGCAGCCGCATGCAGCCTTTGTTGCCGTTTGCCAACGGCACGCAGCCCTGGCACAGCAGCCAGTATCCCAGCCTGCCCGAGGTCTATGTGCAAAACGCCAGCCTGGAAATCGCCTGGACCCGGGTGGTGCTGGAGCAGGGCAGTATCGCCGGCAGTGCGGTGGTGCCGTTTCTCACCCAGGGGCGGGAGGGTTTCGATATCAACAGCGAGGACGACTGGATGCTGGCCGAAGTGTTGCTCGACAGCGGTGCGGCCGTGTTGCCCAAGGTCGATCTGCCTCCCTATGGGGGGACGGGCCGCCATGCTGTGGGCCAAGGAGGCACTTGGTGA